The Flavobacterium sp. M31R6 nucleotide sequence ATAAGTTCTCCAGCATTATATTTTGTAGCCGATGGTTTTTGATTTTGAATAATTGAGCCAATTGAGTCAGAAAATAAAAAATAGCTTATTTGAATATCTTTTACTTGATTCAATAATTGTATGCCTGTACGAAGCCCGTTATATGATTTTTCATTAGCATAAGGCGCATCATTTAGTATGATTAGAATTTTCATTTATAATTTCGATTTTAAAGTTAAGAAATTGCACATCTGTTTGCTCCAGCTTCTAAATCAATTGGATTTATAGTACTGAAATCTCCTTTTAAATTTAATGCTACAATTTCTAAATAGTTAGTTGGAGTTGGTGGAATACGATTTAAAATAGTATCTGTAAAATCTTTTTCATTTAGTTGTAGCATTGCTACATTATTTTTTATAAAACCAATAGTTGTTTGAATAGGTTGATTGTCAAATTCAACCGGTTGACTTGTATGTGAAGGCAAAACAACACTATTTTCATCAAGTGCTAACAATGTTTGTAATGATTGATATAGATTTTTTGTTTTTTCTATTGCTTCGTCGTTATTGGCTTTTAAGTCCGGTCTTCCCACTCCATTAATGAATAAAGTATCTCCTGTTAGTAGTGCTTTTTCATCTATAAAAAAAGTAGTACTTTCTAAAGTATGTCCTGGAGATTTTAAAGACACTATCTGAATGTTTCCTAATTCAAAAAATGTATTATTATTTATCGGTTCATAGTCAAAAGTCACATTGTTTGGATGCGGAAGAAATAAAGAAACATTATTATTTTCTGCTAATTGTTTTGACCTTGAAATGTGGTCAGCGTGAATATGAGTTTCAGCAACATATTTTAGAGTAAGATTTTCTTGCTTTAAAATTTGCTCATATACTTCGATTGGAAGTGAAGCATCAACTATAATTGCTTCATTATTTGAAACTACAATATAAGAAAGACAGCCTTTTCCAGTTCGTCTTAATTGGATGATTTCAAAATTTGGAAAAGTAATTTTAGCGGTATTCCAAGACAAACTCCAACCTTTCATACCACTTTCTAAAGAATAAGCATCAAAACCTTGGTCTTGTAATATTTCAGCACCAATCAAACTTGCCTTCCCGCCTGCGCAAATTACAACAACAGGAATATGCTTTTCAAGGTGCAAACCTTGAAAAGCATATTTATCTTTTGTTTTTAATTTTTCGTAAGCATTAACGTGAATACTTTGTGGAATATGCCATTCTACTCGTTCTTGTATTGGTCTAATATCAATTATAGAAACCTCTTTACCTATTTCTAGCCAATCTCGAAGTGTTTTTGTGTCAATTGTTTTTATATGTGTCATTTTGATTTATTTTATTTTACAAAATTCGACACTTAAAAACACTAATCCTTTAACATAAGATAAATAATTACTTAATTGCTCTTATTCTACTCAAACTAACTTGGGTAATTCCTAAATAAGATGCTATATGTTTTAGAGGAACTTTTTTTAAAACATTTGGTTCTTCTAAAATCAAAGAAGTATATCTTTCCTCTGCCGTATGAAATTGAATTCCTTCAATTCTATTTACAGTATCTACATAAGCAACTTCAAATATTTTTCTAAATAATCTTTCAATTTCAGGATATGTGTCGTACAATTTAAAAAGTTGAGTAGCATTTATTGCTACGATTTCACTATCCTCTAAAATTTGTATTGCCTTTCGAGATGGCTTTCCTGTAAATAAACTTTCAACTCTTGCGATAATATTGTTTTCAAAAGCAAAGCTTTCTGTAATATCAATTCCATCTTTGTAATAATAAATCCTTGCTGTTCCTGTGTTTAGAAAATAAATAGTTTTGCAAGTATGACCAATTGTTTGTAATTCTTGATTTTTATTAATTTTTATAATAGAACATATTTCAGAAATAGCATTTTCTGCTTCTTTGGAAAGTGGATTGTATTTACTAAAGTATTGGAAAAGCAAAGTCATAATTAAATTTCTTTCAAATTTAAGAATCTAAATTCTTAAAATATCTCAATTATAATTTTATTATTAATTGCTCGTTTACTGGTGTGAGTTCTGCACTGCACATTTATTAGAATTTAATAATGCTATTTTCAAATTAATATTATTGTATCGAAAGAAATTAAAGTAAAGATTTAAAGCCTAAAAAATTGACCTGCCGTATTTCAGCAGATCAATTTAATTTATATTAATCTTCAATAATTTTATTAATCACTGCTGTTTAACTGAAAACTTAGTTGTTTCTCGTTACCAAAGTTATCCGAAATCCATACTTCAAAGGATTGAGAGACGGTGGATTTCGAAGTGTAATACAACCTAAACTCTTTTGTAGGTAATTGGTACAAATCGTTGGGCAGATATGGTGGAGCATCATAATACTGCAAAGTTCCCAGTCCGTCAAATTGAAAGTAACGAATAAAGTATTGTATGTTACTATAATTCCCTGTTGACTGTATCGTCAGCCTAATCTCCACTGTATTGCCATTAGCAATTTCTTTAGGTACGGGCATCATCTTTACCTCAAAAGGGAAATCATTTTGTATTTCCAGTTCGCCTTTGCTACAAGATGTAACAGAGCTTGTCAGGATTGCCAGCAATACATACATTGGCAGTAAGCCTATTTTGAATCTATTGAAAAATGCTGTCATAGTTTTATATTTTAGAAGTTAATCCTCAATCCCAGACCTACTGAAGTTCGGAACTGTTCCAAGTCAGTACCCCACAAAACTTTAGTACGCCCCTGAAGGATCAATACACAACGGTCGGATAGGTATGCTTCAAAAGACAGCCTTCCGCCTGTACCATAGATAAAATTGTCCTCAGTCAGTATTATTGACCCGTCATACAACTGAGCTTCGCCACGGTTAATGCTTTCATACCCCAACACACCAGTTATTCCTGCATTCAGGCTAATGTTCTTACGGGCATCACCCAGCAGAAAGAAACTGTATCCCCCTTCGGCTGTGTAGGTTTCCTGTGGTAATCGGAGGTTTTTATAGTCATCAAACTGGTGCGTATATTCCAATGCCCAAAGCTGATAATTGCCGTTTTTACCGTTTACGGTCATACCTATATTGAGGTAGTAGTTCCTGCTGGGATAGTCATTTGATAAGGTTCCAGCGTTTACTTCCAATCCTTTCTGTTTAGGCAACATTCGTTGTGCCTGTGTGATAGTAATACCCATAAAGGCAAACATCATCGTATAAATATACTTTTTCATTTTTCTGTTGTTATTTTTAATGGATTACTAAAATTTCAGGTGCATATCGTTAATCAAACGAGCCTTGATCAAATCGGAATTTTCTACTTGAAGTGTTTGATGTCTACCACCGTTTTTCTCAAAAATCTCAATCAACAACATCTTGTCATCGGCAATGGTAAACTGGTCTAATAGGAACACATTTTGTTCAGTTCTTTTTCCGTCAATCTCACTCAGTGGCCTGTAAGTGCGTAGTGGTATCATTGGCTTTTCCTGTACCACGGTTCGCTTTGCAATCTTTTTGTCCACTACCTTGAAATTGATAAAATCAATCTGGAAAGGAACATTGGTACGGTTTGCGAGTTCTGCATGGAAATAGTATTTACCATTATGGATGTAAATTCCTTTGAGAATAAACTGTATGCCGAAACTTTTCGCCCCGATATGCTTTACAATACGTTTATCGTTTTTGTAAATGGTTTCCAATAACAAACCTGCCAGAGATGGAGAATTGTTTCCCAATTCTTCAAAAAGCACATCGTTCCCGCCCGCTTTATCCACTGCCTTTTGCATTGATAGCAGGTCATAACTCAATGCCTCTGGGCATGAATTATAATGTACATTGAAGCTGTAAAAGCGGCCGTCATTGGTAATCACCGAAAAATTTGTCTCTGGTGCAAACTCTCTTATCGATGCTTTTACACGAAGTACATTTTCCGCATCTTCTGCTTTTCCTGCAATAAGGTATTCACTGCCCAGATCCACATAGCGTATAGCAGTTGGGAAAATCAGATGTGAAGTTTTGTCATAAGTAACTTCCATACAGAACGGTTCTATCTTACCTAAAGTAAGGGAACTTTTTGCACTGTCCTGTGCAAAAGAGGAAATGGCAAAGCCAATGATCAGGGCAAATGCCCACAAGGTTCTAAAATGATTTTTCATTGTTTAATTCTATTTATGTTTTACATTATTTTTTGGAGACAAGAAACAGTTGATGACCTGCCTTTAAGGTAACTTTCGGTGTCTTCACTTTTTTGGAGAAATAGCCCGAAATGCCCTGTACTACCCCACGGCTCAAATCAGCGGCAACCTGTTGCCCTGCTGATTGGGTAAGCATCAGGCTTGTACCGGATTGCTGGCTCATATTGCCTGCCATTTCGCTAAGGGCATTCATTTCGGGCGAATACGGCACATACAAACCCTGCTGGCCGTCCAGATCATAAATAGTAATATCAACCAGGATGATGTTTCCGTCCAATTCTATGGAAATAACCTTCATCTGTAAACGTCCTCCCTCAAGTTTGGCGTTAGCCGTTAAAATTGTTCCTTTGGAAATGGTACGATTAGGTGTTTGGGCCGGTTCCAATAAGCGGAGGCGTACACTGCTTTCACCGATAATGGTCTGCGTTTCCTGTACACAGGCTTTGATACTGTTTTTGGGTTGTACCACTTGCTCTAAAGCACCTGCAGTATAAAAACGGCTGTTCTTGTTTTGACTCCAATCAGCTAAAAAGACACTATCGCTAGGCTCACGGCACAAGGCAGATACGGTGTTCTTTCTTGTAGAACTGAATGCCACAAACTGCTCTTTTTGTGTAGAGGAAGAAGACTTAGAAACAGCACTATTGGCTGGTACAGCTTCTCCCGTATTTGTACCAGAAGGAAGATATTTTGCAGCCATCTGATAAGATTTCTCCATCAATGCCAATTGATTATCTACCGTTACTCCCGCAGGAACGTCTTTCTCAGCCAGTTTTTCCTTTAATTCTTCCAATTGCTTACGGAGTTCCTTCGTTTCAGAATTATCGTCCTTATAAAAAGAGCCCAATGTACTTTGCACGTTGCGGTAACTGTTCAAAGCTGGATTACTGTTTTTTCCAGATCCGTTGGCATTACTGTAGCTTTCTTCCTCTTCAGGCAGCTCCTCTCCCGTCTCTCCTTTTCCGTCTTCATTCCAGTAATCAGAAAGAGATGTGAGATCGTTCCGTTTTTCCTGATTCTTACGTTCCAGCATTTCCTCTTCATATGCCTTACCCTTATCGTCAGGCATTCCTGCACCCGTAGCCTGTGGCACGACCTCGTTCAGTCCGATTTTCTCGATTTCCTTTTTCTCGGAAGACGGTTTAAAGATCAGGTACATACAGCCTACAAATACGACTCCCATTAAACCAAATATCAGCGGCTTTTTTAGCCTTTGGACTTTATCCTGTGTACTGTATTGCAGTACCTCATCGGTTGCTGCTGGGTTCCCTTCCGTTACCCGAACGACCGTTTTTTTGTTCTCATTTTCTTTCATAAATCTTATTTTTTAAAATTGTTGATAATGTATCCTGCAAGAGTGCAGGACTTTCATTTTTTTTGTGGATGGGGTTCTCGATATGCTCAATGCCTATATCGTTACGGGACTTTGAAGTTTCATACCATACTTTGCCAATGACCCCCGCAGTAAGTAACAGATAACCCACAAAGAAGCACAGCATACATTGATGCTGTTTTTGTATTGGCAATACCCGCCAACGTTCATCCAGCTTGTCAAAGTACCTTTCCATAGTTGCTCTTAATTTTTTCATAGCCTTCTAATTTCTTTTGTTATAGCTTGAAACGCTTTGGACTTTTTTCTGCCTCTTGCTTCGGTTCTTCACTAACCAAAGAGATTGAAGCAATCGCTTTGGGTACGGATAGTATAGAAAGGTCTGTCAGAGCTGATTTTTTCATCAGTTGTCCGAAGCCATCTTTTTTTGCTACCTCCATTCTGTTGAGAGAGAATTTGCCGTTCAGGTATTTTACCCACATACTGCATTCTACACGAGGCTTATCTTCTCCTGACCATTGCAGATAGCTTGTCAGCAACAATTCCAGTTTAGGCAAATTGTCGGCACCCTTTTGGCAACTTTCGAGGTATTCACAGATACTGTCTTTTAGCTTTCCGGGATACGCTCCCTGAGTGTGGAAATAACCGCTATATCCTTTTTCGGTAAGGGTTATAGCGAAAGTGTTTAAATCTGAAAATGTTTCCATACGATTATTTTTAGCGTTCGATAACTTCAATGTCCTTGTTTTCGACCACTGAAAATTTTTCTATATTGAAGCCCTGCGGGTTATTGTCCGAACGGACGGAATTGACCAGATAGCAGGAAGTAATCAGATTACGTTTGGTCACATTGCTGGAACGGATGATGAACTGTTTCGCATAGGTGCGGACCGCATAGGGATAGGTGTCAAAATTGCAGACCACACTATCCACTTCGATACGCTGCTGCACATTACCTGATATAATACGGTTGTAATATCCCTTTTCCGAAAGGTCTTTGTAATAATCAAAGGCACTTTTATCGGCAAGATTAAACGCCCGTCTCATATTACTTTCGATAGCATTCTTATCGGGAGCCAGCGTAAAGAACAGTTCGTGAAAACGTCTTACATGTTCCCTTGCTTCGACAGGACGGTTGATAGATGCATCCTGTGCAAGTGCTAGCATCAGCGATTTTCCATTGTCCAGTACATAAATTTTCTGCCGTTGTTGCTCCGCAAAATGATAGGACTGCCATATGGTATATCCTGCCACTCCTGTGCAGAGTATAGCAAAAACGATAGCGTACAATCTTATCTGCCTGAAACTGTTTTCGATATTTCTTAGCGTTTTAAATTCCATTTTCTTGAATAATTAATTGTTTTATTTGCTCATTAGCCTGCCGCCGATATTTCCTATTGCTGAACCGGCTCCCGCTCCTGCAAGGTTTCCTGCTTTCTTTCCATAGCTCTCTATTTGCTTCATATAGTTTCCAGCCCCGCCGGCCTGAATAATCCAGCCTGTTACGGTCGGAATGGTGAAGTACCCCACTATGCCAATGATCATAAAAATCACATACACAGTATTTGAGGTGTCGGGAATGAATGTCGGATCAGCAAGCATTTCGATATCTCTTTCTATAATGAGGGATTGTATCTTGGCAAGCATAGAGCTGAACAGGTCTGCTACTGGCAACCATAAATACACGCTGATGTATCTGGTAAGCCATTGCGTGAGCGTGGATTGAAAACCATCCCAGACCGATATGGCAAAGGCAATTGGTCCGAGTATAGACAATACAATCAGAAAGAAAGTGCGTATCGTGTCAATCACCAGAGCTGCTGCCTGAAATAGGATTTCCAGCAATTCCCTGAACCAGTTTTTTACAGACTGCTCAATGCTGTACATTCCTCTTTCCATATACATTCCTGACATAGTAACTAAATCAGATGGCGACCAGCCCAATTCTTCCAGCTTTTTATCGAACTCTTCGTTAGATACCAAATAGGCGTTTTCAGGATTTCGAAGCATAGCTTCCCGTTCCAACAAATCCTTTTTTGTCTGTAGGTCGTTCAGGTCAAGCACCTGATTTTCGAGGATGGCATGCATCCCTTGCACTATCGGACTAAGGATTGCATTGATTGTTCCAAGTACCATAGTAGGGAAAAACATGATGCAAAGACCCAAAGCAAAAGGACGTAGTAAAGGATACACATCTATCGGCTCTGCCCGGCTTAGTGCCTGCCACACCTTTATAGCTATATAGAATAAGGCGCCCAAGCCAGCCACTCCTTTAGCCACTGCCGCCATATCGGCGGACAGTGGAAGCATCTCATCATACAAGGAGCGCAGAACCTCGTGAAGATTATCAAATTCCATAGCTTACCAGTATTTTTGGTTAGCGGTTCCGTAGAGTTCAAGTACTCTTTTGCTATTGTTCTGCTTTTTTGCCCTAACAAAACTTACTGAGATATTTTTGTTCGTGTAATAGCGTACAAGGCTGTGGTATTCCTTAATTTCTTTGTATACACGGTCAATAATATCCATACGTTCTTTGTCATTCAAAGACAAGCTGGAAGAACTTACGATCTGTTTGAGTTCTTTCAGCAGTTCGGTACTTTCGTTAAGCAGTGCTGCATAACCATTGGCAATAGCAATTAATTCTTGGGCAGAAAAATTGGGATCGTTCATCATTTTTCCAAAATTCTGCACATACATTTCTGACACATCACCAACCAGCAGTACTGTTTGCTGTACCTTGCGTGCATCTTTGACTAGATTATTTACAGCTTGTAGCTTGTCGTAGTATTCTTTGCCCTGTTTATATACCTTTTCCACTTCCTTGAAATTTTTGACAACATTGGATACCGTGTTTGAAGTCTGTACAATTTCATTGGCACTGTTAAGAATACCTGAAGCCAGGTTTGCAGGATCGGTAACCACCCATTGGGCTTTTGCGGATGGTGATACAGCCAGCATTAGTACTGTCAACACCATGAATAGTATTTTTTTCATTGCTCTTTGATTTTAAAATGATTAATAATTTGTTTTACTTTTCTCTTCTTTGCAGGGCTATTCGCTTGATAGCCTGCTCTACATTTCCATCCAGTTCACCAGTAAGCCGCATCACTTCCATTTTTTCCGTTTCCTCGGTGGTATAGGCGAGATATTCTTCAACGGAAACTTCTGTGGCATATACCGCCGAATGGGTTCCACCCAAGCCAATCCACACTTCCTTATAAAGCCGTGACGGGTCATTGTTCATGTTGATGGAAAGTACCTGTGCCTTCTCCTTATCCGTAAGTCCGAGCATAGCCTGTATGTCATCAAACTTGTTCATGTACTTGCGCTGGTCGAGCAGGATTTTACAATCGGAATTGTTGATAATACTTTCCTTCACAATGGGCGACTGGATGATGTCATCTACTTCCTGTGTCACTACTATAGCTTCACCGAAAAACTTCCTAACCGTTTTGAAGAGGTACTTTATATATTCAGCCATTCCCTCTTTGGCTATAGCTTTCCAAGCCTCTTCAATCAGTATGAGTTTGCGGATACCTTTGAGTCTTCTCATCTTGTTAATGAACACCTCCATGATGATGATGGTCACGATTGGGAAGAGGATTTTGTGGTCTTTGATTGCATCAATTTCAAACACAATGAAGCGTTTGGAAAGCAGATCTAACTGTTTATCGGAATTGAGCAGGTAATCGTATTCGCCTCCTTTGTAATAAGGTTCCAGTACGTTCAGGAAGTTGGCAATATCAAAGTCTTTTTCCCGAACCTGTTTTTCTTCCAATACCTTACGGTAATCGCCCTGAACATATTCATAGAATCCATTGAAAGAAGGATAGGTATCATCCTGCTTGATGCGTTCGATATAACCGCTTACTGCATTGGACAATGCTACTTCTTCGGAGCGGGTCGGCGGCTCATCATCGCGCTTCCATAAGGTCACTATCAGGGTTTTTATGCTTTCTCTTTTTTCGATATCAAAAATGCCGTCATCGGTATAGAAAGGATTAAAGGCAATGGGATTGTCTTCAGTGTAAGTGAAGTAAACCCCATCTTCTCCTTTGGTTTTTCCTTTGATAAGTTCACATAATCCCTGATAAGAGTTACCTGTATCAACAAGCAGGACGTGCGCGCCTTGCTCATAGTATTGCCTGACCATGTGGTTGGTAAAGAAAGATTTACCGCTTCCCGAAGGTCCCAATATAAACTTGTTCCGGTTCGTGATAATACCACGCTTCATTGGCAAATCGGAAATATCCAGATGGATTGGCTTTCCGGTCAGACGGTCTGCCATCTTGATCCCAAATGGCGATGGCGAATTGTGATAGTTGGTTTCTTCAGTGAATAAGCATAAAGCAGGCTCAATGAACGTATAAAAGCTTTCTTCACTTGGAAAATCGCCAGCATTTCCCGGCATTCCTGCCCAGTAGAGCGTAGCTACATCGGTGGTATTATGACGGGGCTTGCATTCCATAAGTGCCAAAGCACTACCGCAGTCGTTCTTTAACTGTTTAAATTCACTCGGGTCATCCGACCAAGCCATGATGTTGAAGTGTGCCCTGATGGAGGATAGCCCAAAACTGTGTGCTTCGTTCAAGTATCGCTCTATCCATTCTTTATTGATCTGGTTGGCACGGCTGTAACGAGCCAATGAATGCATATTCCTTGCAGACTTCTCAAACTTTTGCAGATTGTCTTCACTGTTATCCAAAAACAGATATTGGTTGTAGATGTGATTGCAGTTTAGCAACAAGCCCACTGGAGCAGCAAACGACAAACGGCAGTCGCTCCGGTCGGTAGATAGTTTTTCGTAACGAGTATCTGCTGATACTGCCGAAGGTAGGTCGTCTGTATCGGATAAGGTATGCAGGCACAATCTTTTGTTGCCAACACGTACTTCCTCAGCTCCCAATCCGATGTCCTGCATTGGTGTCCCGACCTCCCTCGACAGCTTTAGATACTGTTCCAATAACCCCTGTTTTTCATCCGTACCAATGACATCCTCTTCTGTAAGACGTCGCAAACCGATAAATCCGCTGTCATTTGCAATACGTTCAAATTGTCCAACGGCTTCCATGAAACGATGGATCACTTCCTTGTCCCTGATTTCTTTTGGTATAAGAGCACCTTTGCAAAGCGATGAAAAATTGCTCTGCATTCGCATTCTTTCCTTAGTTGTCTTGGTTAGGAACAGGTAGCAGTAATGATTAAGAAAAGGACGTTCATTAAAATGCTGCTGATAAGATTTACCCAAAAAACTCAAACTATCATCCGCAATGTCGGGCGCATAGTTTTCCTTGATGTACCAGTCCTGTTTATGGACAACTGTATAATCGGGCAACGTCTTGATTGCTTTGTGCCAAGCGGAATGAATAGCTTCATATTCAGCAGAAGCCACCGTGAACAGTTCCGGCAAACGTACTTCAAAACAAGCGGTAATGTCTGCATCCTTTGATAGAATACAATTGTTTTCTACCGCAAGTAAGGGAAACTTATTTTCCAGTGTTGTGGTTTTGGCTACATTTCTCATAAGCCATTCGATTTAGAAGTGAACTTTAAATAGCGGTGTAACGGCTTGCGACAGATGATGTATCGTGGGTGTCTTTTTCTTGCCCCAATTTTCATCAGCCCGTGTTCCCCATATTTTTTGTTCAATGAAAAGGTCTGCCATACAATCAGCGAAGCACCGCCTGATCCAAGCAACAGGCAGATGTAAGAATTTACGCCAGCCATATACATTATCATTACAAGGGTCAGTGTACCAAGCAGTCCGCCTGCGAAAATGAACAAGTATTGTGCTTTCAACCCCTTAAATTCTACTGTTCTTCCGATGCCTTTATTAATATTGTAATTCATAAGGCAAGGGATTAAAGGAAGAATGAACGTAAAATGGTAGCGGCTACGATTAAGAAGATACACGCACCAAACCAGCTTGCTGCAGTCTTGCTTGTATCGGGATCTCCGCTACTGAACTTACCGTACACTTTAACCCCTCCAATGAGACCTACCACGGCTCCAATAGCGTAGATGAGTTGTGTGGCAGGATCGAAATAGGACGTAACCATTTGTGTGGCTTCGGTGATACCAGCTGAACCGTCTCCCTGTGCCAACACACTGAAGCCTGACAGTATTACCATTGTTGCCAGCAGGATTTTTTTACTTTGTTTTTCCATGATTTTAACACTTTAAATTGTTACTGTTTTTCCACTCCTTGTGGACTTTCGGGGCAAAGATGCTATTGAAATTGAGGAGTTATAACAAAGTAGCAGTCAAAGGAATTGTTTGGCGGTAATTGGCTGTTAAAACTTTGAAATATGTTATATTAGCTGTTTTATATTTTAGACTAACTTAAGCTCTGTTGACCTGAATGAAAAGAAATAGTACAGAATTTGCCATATTACCCGCATTTCACGGAGATTGTATTCTTATTAAAACATATGATATCAATAATGATGAATTTATTATTCTTATTGATGGAGGTACTGCTCAAACTTTTAGATATACCCTTAAGGCAGAGTTAAAAGATGTTAACCGTATAGATTTACTTATACTCACCCACATTGACTCAGATCATATAGCTGGTTTAATTAGCTTATTTAAAAGTAGTCTTATAGATAATATTGTGATTGATGAAATTTGGATGAATCATCCAGAAATTGTAGAAATTAATAATGATGAATTGATAAGTACTAAACAAGGTGATTCTTTAAAAGAATTAATTCTTTTAAAGAATCCAGATGTAAAACTTATTGAAATAACTACGCTTGATAAGTCAATAATTAAAAGTGGGGTTGAGTTTATTATATTATCTCCGACTCCACAAATTAAAGAAGAATTATATAGACAATGGCAATTAGCCAATTTGCCAAAAACTAATAATGACAATGTAAATATCTCTTCTCAAAAAGAAGTTTATTCCAATTCATTAGAAGATTTAAGTAAAATACCATTCTCCCCAGATAAAAATATTAATAACGACATTTTTAATTCTTCTTCAATCTCTTTTGTTCTGAAATGCTTAGATGTTTCTATTCTTTTATTAGCAGATTCTAGATCGGAAATTATAACTGAGAGTTTAAGGTTAAATTGTTTTAACGAAACTAAACCATTAGAAGTTGACTATGTAAAAGTTTCTCACCACGGCAGTTTAAACAATACTTCACAGGAACAACTTGGCTTGATACAGTCTAATAATTTTATAATATCTACGAATGGAGGAACAGCTGATCATAAACACCCTTCAAGAGAAACTATTGCTCGGATAGTTTATAATTCTCAAAGAAAAGATGAGGTATTAACTATTTATTTCAATTATAAGATTGATGATATAAAAGAAAGGATTGGTGATTTTATAAATGATACAGATTTTGAAGAAGGAAATTGGAATGCAATAAATAAAAATTGGTTTTAGAAAAAATGACATATAATCTAGCGGAAAAATATTGCGTTCGAATAAAAAGCAATGGGAATACAGGCAGTGGGGTATTATTACCCGGTAAAGAATCATTTTATGTTTTAACGGCAGCACATTGCTTGGGGAAAAGTATGCCTGACGTAAGTGACATTGTTATCGAAAAACAAAATGATTACACATCAGAATTTAGAGCAATAACCAGTGTTGAAATTAAGGAATTTAATACAGAACATGATTTTGCGCTTATAGAAATCGATTTTGATAATGAAGAAAAATTGCTCTATCAATATAAATTAGGTCGAGGAGTGTTATCTGAAAACGAGATAAAATTTTGTGGTTATCAAGGCGTTAATATTAATCAATATCGTCCTTTTACCGGTAAAGTTCTATCTGTAAGTGATGATGTAGGTTGTTTTAAAGTTACTTTGGTAGGAGAAACATTTGATCAAGGAGGAGAAGATGGACATTATTTGGCTAAAGGACTTTCAGGTAGCGGAGTATTTATCTATAGGCACAATTCACCGTTCCTTATTGGAATACTTAATTCTGTTATTACCGATAAAGCTTGGAATGATGATATTGATTGTTGTTCTATAAAACATATTGAACAGTATATATCAGAATATGTGGACTTATCAGACTTTGAAAATTTAAAACGATGGAACGAAAATCTGGAAAAAGAGCGAACTGACAGAGAGATTGAAGCCTTTAAAAAAGAGAACAGTGATTTTTTTGAAAAACTCTATCGTAAAAATAATGTGCTATACCCAGAAATA carries:
- the traK gene encoding conjugative transposon protein TraK; the protein is MEFKTLRNIENSFRQIRLYAIVFAILCTGVAGYTIWQSYHFAEQQRQKIYVLDNGKSLMLALAQDASINRPVEAREHVRRFHELFFTLAPDKNAIESNMRRAFNLADKSAFDYYKDLSEKGYYNRIISGNVQQRIEVDSVVCNFDTYPYAVRTYAKQFIIRSSNVTKRNLITSCYLVNSVRSDNNPQGFNIEKFSVVENKDIEVIER
- the traJ gene encoding conjugative transposon protein TraJ; this encodes MEFDNLHEVLRSLYDEMLPLSADMAAVAKGVAGLGALFYIAIKVWQALSRAEPIDVYPLLRPFALGLCIMFFPTMVLGTINAILSPIVQGMHAILENQVLDLNDLQTKKDLLEREAMLRNPENAYLVSNEEFDKKLEELGWSPSDLVTMSGMYMERGMYSIEQSVKNWFRELLEILFQAAALVIDTIRTFFLIVLSILGPIAFAISVWDGFQSTLTQWLTRYISVYLWLPVADLFSSMLAKIQSLIIERDIEMLADPTFIPDTSNTVYVIFMIIGIVGYFTIPTVTGWIIQAGGAGNYMKQIESYGKKAGNLAGAGAGSAIGNIGGRLMSK
- a CDS encoding DUF4141 domain-containing protein, whose protein sequence is MKKILFMVLTVLMLAVSPSAKAQWVVTDPANLASGILNSANEIVQTSNTVSNVVKNFKEVEKVYKQGKEYYDKLQAVNNLVKDARKVQQTVLLVGDVSEMYVQNFGKMMNDPNFSAQELIAIANGYAALLNESTELLKELKQIVSSSSLSLNDKERMDIIDRVYKEIKEYHSLVRYYTNKNISVSFVRAKKQNNSKRVLELYGTANQKYW
- a CDS encoding TraG family conjugative transposon ATPase; its protein translation is MRNVAKTTTLENKFPLLAVENNCILSKDADITACFEVRLPELFTVASAEYEAIHSAWHKAIKTLPDYTVVHKQDWYIKENYAPDIADDSLSFLGKSYQQHFNERPFLNHYCYLFLTKTTKERMRMQSNFSSLCKGALIPKEIRDKEVIHRFMEAVGQFERIANDSGFIGLRRLTEEDVIGTDEKQGLLEQYLKLSREVGTPMQDIGLGAEEVRVGNKRLCLHTLSDTDDLPSAVSADTRYEKLSTDRSDCRLSFAAPVGLLLNCNHIYNQYLFLDNSEDNLQKFEKSARNMHSLARYSRANQINKEWIERYLNEAHSFGLSSIRAHFNIMAWSDDPSEFKQLKNDCGSALALMECKPRHNTTDVATLYWAGMPGNAGDFPSEESFYTFIEPALCLFTEETNYHNSPSPFGIKMADRLTGKPIHLDISDLPMKRGIITNRNKFILGPSGSGKSFFTNHMVRQYYEQGAHVLLVDTGNSYQGLCELIKGKTKGEDGVYFTYTEDNPIAFNPFYTDDGIFDIEKRESIKTLIVTLWKRDDEPPTRSEEVALSNAVSGYIERIKQDDTYPSFNGFYEYVQGDYRKVLEEKQVREKDFDIANFLNVLEPYYKGGEYDYLLNSDKQLDLLSKRFIVFEIDAIKDHKILFPIVTIIIMEVFINKMRRLKGIRKLILIEEAWKAIAKEGMAEYIKYLFKTVRKFFGEAIVVTQEVDDIIQSPIVKESIINNSDCKILLDQRKYMNKFDDIQAMLGLTDKEKAQVLSINMNNDPSRLYKEVWIGLGGTHSAVYATEVSVEEYLAYTTEETEKMEVMRLTGELDGNVEQAIKRIALQRREK
- a CDS encoding DUF4133 domain-containing protein, with the translated sequence MNYNINKGIGRTVEFKGLKAQYLFIFAGGLLGTLTLVMIMYMAGVNSYICLLLGSGGASLIVWQTFSLNKKYGEHGLMKIGARKRHPRYIICRKPLHRYLKFTSKSNGL
- a CDS encoding DUF4134 domain-containing protein produces the protein MEKQSKKILLATMVILSGFSVLAQGDGSAGITEATQMVTSYFDPATQLIYAIGAVVGLIGGVKVYGKFSSGDPDTSKTAASWFGACIFLIVAATILRSFFL